A region of the Phaseolus vulgaris cultivar G19833 chromosome 11, P. vulgaris v2.0, whole genome shotgun sequence genome:
TGCAGCATTTCATCAACAATTTGCATTCTAGATTTATGTggaataaagaaaagaaagaaaagggaTATGAAATTTGGCAGGACTTCAAGGAAATGAAAAAGTGGGGAGTTGTTCTCATGGTTCTCTGCTCTAGTTCTTATAGAATGACCATGGATTAATTGAAAGACTTTGTTCCTAGAACTGCAGAACTGAAGAAATTTCTCTGTCTGATTGTTGATCTAATCAAAGCTGTTGATAAATTAATCTAGTATTGAAGCATCTGGTGCAGTAACCAACATGAAAACTGCAGAGGAAGAGATACTTAATTAAATCGATCAATATGGCATTTAAAGAGAGTACAAATATGACGAATGAAAGAAGTGAAAAGATAAAGCCGTGTATTGATAAGATGTAATGGAAACAACAGCAGTATAAAAATGGAGTAAGTAACGAATTCAGACCGAAACCAGTTTAACAGGATTACAGAGATAAACAGCAACTATAGCATGAGATAGAAGATGAAAGTGAGATTAAAACAGTACTCAATGCCCCCTTTACTCATTCTTTACCTGGCTTATATTCTCATTCTCTCACTAACAAACATATTCCTGAAGAGTTGTTTTAGGCTTTCTAATTCAGTTACTCCAACACCAAGCAAAACTCATACTTTTTATTCACATTTCCATCTCAGCAATGTCACATAAAATATCACATGAAACCACAAACTATACATTGCCAATGGTGAAAAAATActgaatataattataaaatatcattaatGTAACAACTGATTTGGTAAATCAGTAATAAAGGTCATGATACCCGCACAATGATGTATGGTACAATAACAAACATAGAACTACATTTAAACATTAGGATGTAATGCAACATATGAGCAGAACCAATTAACTGCAGTGAACATTGAAATAACcaaattgaattatatattcAAAGTAAATAGAAACCAAGCGTGTAGTGATATCAtgtagaaggaaaaaaaaaggttcCCATTTATGTTAGTTATGCTTGCCTTATCATACAAAAATGATCTTTTAAGCCAAATCCACCTTGTACAAAAAAACCAATATTCGCGGCTTGAGTTATAGACCACACATAGAGAATCACTAATTATATGTTCCCACAAATTTATTTTGTCAAATtgtgaaaacaaaaaatgagTTAAGCAACAACATATAGTTGTCATGGTCAAAGGGAAGCATGATATCATAGAAAGGACTATTTATCCATACTCTTCAACTTAATCCTGCAGCCTAAATGATACATCAAAGAAACTatcaatcaatttaaaaatataactgGAGAAATTTTAATATCTGTTTTACAACATGCAAATATGGTTTCTTATATATCTTTCCTAAATGAAAACACAAATAAAAGGTGATATATTCCATGATGCTTTCGTCTTGTTCTCACTCTTTCTGTTTTTTGTCAAATACTATGGAAAAGTTTATTATGAAATGGGCACTGGCATCAACTAATTCAAAAGTACAAAATCATGATCAGCAAGACCTAAGAAAgggaaaatgaagaaaaaaattcaaaatattaccTGTATGATGTCAGGTAAACAGCAAGGTCTCTTTGAATTCAATGGTAAAGTCTGCTTCTAGATCTGGCGCGGCATCGAAAACTCCAGAGAAATACAAGAAAAATAACCAGAAGCATTTGTAGAATAAACACCAACTTCAAACCTAAACCAGGAAGGTTACAATTTATTTTTGCCTGAGTTTCTAAACACTCGAAAATAATTTAGGAAAACAAATTACCAGTAAGGTTATGAACTGATTCCTCTGACTtcacttcttttttatttgcttttgaCTTGCAAATGCTAATTGTCGACTCTGCATTTCCACCCATGACACATGTGTTTGGGCAACAAATGATTCCATCATGTTCATCACTCCCATCACAACAATCTGCAGCAATATTGAATGAATATTGGAACTCAAAGTTGAAGGCAGAAGAAGTCTTTTATATCTTGCCCCAGGAAAAGTAACTTTATTGCCAATTTACGTTAAAGCAGATTGCTTATGTGAAATTTAAAACCAGATCAGTTGTGACATAATTTGTactaatgaatttaaatctaaaaatcatttaatcTCAAACAGGTAATGAGTATAAAGAGATCAAAACAGATAGGAGGCAAAGCACCAAAAACAATCAACCATTTGCACTGGAAAATATGGAGATTTAGACATGTGTTACGCAATTCACTGTCCAGACAACTGAGGAGACACTGGTTATCCATCATTTTCAGAACACAACGCCTTTAAGCCTTAGGTAGTAATTATTAAGCTCTCTACTCCATTCCTTTGCCTTGGCAAAATTCCAAGGACATGTACAAAGTGCTATAACAAACAAACCTTAACAAAACCTCACAAAGGCAAATAGGAAAAAGGAATCCAAGATATAAAAACACAGGATTAAATGCTTACCACAAAAGTGATCATTAACATGAGAAGAAACTATAAACTGCGGCTTGCTACCAAGGTTTCTGCAATAAAACTTTGCGCCAGGGCAAGCTGAAGTCCCTGTAATCAAATGAACAACAACATTCTAACAAGCTATAAATGTTAAGAAATTCCATCTCATGATATTGCAAAAAAGATGTTCATGAAAAACTAAGAAAATTTATGACGTCAGAGAAACAACCAAACTATCAACATATTTAATAAGATCAATAAAAGCCAACGATATTAAAAACTAAGGCTGAAGAGAAACAAATACTTTTCTCGTCAATTTTCAATTTggaaaaaacttaaaaacattTCTTTAGATCATTTTGATGTTGTTCTCCCTTGAGAATTGGATTTTCACCTCCATAATCTATGCTGACTTTTAACGGAGCCCTTCATTACGCAAACTACTGAAGTGAAACTCTAATAATAGTTCGAAAACAACACTGAAAATACTTATGCAACTCCCTATAAGTTTTGTCCTTCCAAATTTCCTTGAATAATAAAATCATCTAGAAGTAGGAAATCACACAACCATAAAAATCATCATCTTGCATAAATACATACCAGGCTCATCAGTGCCATCAGGGCAGTCACAGAAATTGTCATTAAGACGGTCTCTGGAGAAGGATTTTGACCCATCCTTGCACTTGATCACCTCAGAGCTGTAATATTTCTCATCTGCACCCAAACACCAATTCAAGATAATAAAAATACACAAATAACAGCAAAATGGTTTGATGGTACTGCAATGTTTGACTTGGGTTGCACACCCACTTGAGAAAAGATTCAAGCTTTGGTGTTTCGAAGCAAAAGGGTTAGACGGGCACCTACCTAGGGGATGTACGCCAAGGAGAGAAGGTTGTGAAAAAACAACATGCGGCGAGGCGAAGAGAAGAAAACATGATAAATGGAAACTTAAGAAGCAGTGGGAATTCATGTCTGTGTGAGTGAGTGAATGAATGAAAGCGCGTTTGTGTACTCTTTCTGGAAAGAAGCCAGTTTTAGTCTCGATTTTCGAGGCTCAGATTTAGTTGACTTGACTTGACCTCCactcttgggtggaatttctgTGCATGTTTGGTAAACTCACCCTCATTTTTGTTTTTGGAGATACAAAAGCCCTTTTTAAGACCCAATTAAttgatatgaaatatttttgctGATGTTAAgggtattattaaatttattaagaactggatacacttttttttaataattttttcctaaatatattatttatttatcataattaatatttaattattttattacataaCAAGGTGAACCCAATATTCAAAAAATACTCTTATATGCAATAGCTATTTCATCTTGCATTAATACAAAAGAACAAGATGGAAGATCAAATTTCCAACTCAATTTGCTTTTTTCGCCATATATATGGTGATAACATCTGGCATCATAATCTTTACTTGTGTTTCAGAATACAGAAATATGAGTCTCTTAATTAGTGACCTATTATTATAAGTAGGTGTttgaaataaaagtatttttaaataaatattattttttcggTCATAGACTTAAAGAGATATTTATCTGCCTGAATATTTGTGCAAAATTTTAAGAGACTCGTGTTTCTTTTTAACAGCATGTATTAATGTAATTGGGAATCTAATGCATGTAATAATATTATATCTATTATATAAACTCTAATATGAGTTTTGCTAAGGAAAGATTATAATGAGTTAGTGCGCTaacaaaatattgaaaatataagAATTTGTTAAATAAGATCAGGTGCAATTAAgccaataaaaatattaaaccaataataataataatagatatAGAAACACGAACCTAAATTTTACTATGATTTTAAtgcttttttttaatgttttatttaagtttaacaTTGAACATTTTCTTAGATACGGAAATAAATGTTTATGATTTTACACCAAAATCACATAATGAGAGAAAATACATCtttgattatattttgtttttttttttaatataaatgaaaagatatcgaagagtttttttttttttaagtatagtCTCGAACGGTGTAGGAATCAAGAAAATCATTCCACCCTTTTTCAGTCGGTCGGtctgttcttctttctttctctcgaATAAATTCCTTCTTATCCTCTCATTCCTGCACTCCTCGTTTCCATGAACTTCGGATAATACCTACAAAAGGCattctgacgctcaagtcaaactTCGACACTCAGTGTATTTAGTACTAGATGATCATATACCTGATTCTTGGAATTTgtgcttatttatataattattgtggGTCCTTTCTTGTTGGGCCTGATTAAGgatttaatttgtaattaagAATACACTATTTAATGCTTGATCTTTGATTAGTCTCGTCAATCCTCTGCTTGGGTGTTGACCGGGTTTCGGCCGATGTTGATCGGGTGCTGGGGTTCGAATCGATTGTATGGACTCGaccagtacacttgccccctAAGCTCAAGAATGTTGAATCCGAAGAGTCTTTGTGACAATTGAGCTTTTCAAGGTGAGATGTGATGTTGGTGGCACCAAATGCGCGACGTGACGTGTCATGATGAACTAGGGTTTTTGGCACCATTTGATGTAGATTGTTGGATCAAGGGAGATCTAATGGTTGAGATGCAATGGACGTGCGTTCGTCCTCTCTCCTCGAAGGCTATAAATGATGGTCCCCCACTGTTACGTCTCACTGCTCCTTTGTTCCGACTTTCAAACCCCAATCATTCTAGCGAGGTGTTTTCCATTCGTTCTCAgaggttagtcatgtcttctcttAGCTCCTCGTCCtcttcttcgtcttcttcttcatcttcctcttcgTATTCCTCCTCTCTTGATTCCTCCAAGACTGAACCTTTGTTGGTCGGGGTAATTCAAACGTTGCCCCCGTGGAGACTTTTGTGAGGGTCAACGATTCGAAGGACGTTGCCGACCGAGCAGACCCTGCCGAAGAGTCATTTTATCGTTCGAGATTTGATTGGGTTGACCCAAGGGTGACTGAGTTCATCTCTATGTATAGGGATTCATCCTCTATTGGATCCTTTGTGGATAACCATAATCTATTGAAGTCAGATGTTGTTGATGACATGTTGACAATTGATTATTGGCGACTAACCGATACCATTTGTATGGGTCGGTCTACCTCAAAGGATCctttcactacaaaaaaacgtgtatgTGGTGACGgttattttcataaaaagtgGTGTTTTTAACCGCCACATTATATGTCTGTGGCGGTACCGCGTATCGCAATAATTCTTGCCGCCataaagtttaatgtggcggtcaattgagaaccgttgtagcagacaccatattatgcattgtataaagtggcggttttaagcgtgtaatttacgtcagttataaatgtcgtaattttaAAACTGGGTAAACCAATTCTAACGTACATAGTGGTAGTTTTAACCGCCACTTAATACAGTATAGTATGAGATTTATAACCATTTATAACTGTcataattcaaatattaaatatttaatttaatttttaatatttataataatttatttaattctattttataacttgatttcataatattatttaatttcagtATACagttaaatttcataatataatttataattaaaattgataaatataataattaaaagataaCTTCATTCATTCATTGAGAGAACAAAGTTGATAATATTAAACTAATCCAAACAGcaagtaaattaaattgtcaaaatattaaTGGTTCCATATTTGAACATATTACAAGTGAAGTCATAGTCCTAATTTATCTTGCTGCCTCCACTTGATCTTATAATATTCTGATTtggtgatggagcaccacttccaACATCcgatatttgaaataaataaaaaaatacaccaaagtaaatgcaaaatatttttaaatatgagaacatatttctttaaaa
Encoded here:
- the LOC137823956 gene encoding glucosidase 2 subunit beta, coding for MNSHCFLSFHLSCFLLFASPHVVFSQPSLLGVHPLDEKYYSSEVIKCKDGSKSFSRDRLNDNFCDCPDGTDEPGTSACPGAKFYCRNLGSKPQFIVSSHVNDHFCDCCDGSDEHDGIICCPNTCVMGGNAESTISICKSKANKKEVKSEESVHNLTGLKLVFILQMLLVIFLVFLWSFRCRARSRSRLYH